A stretch of Myxococcus hansupus DNA encodes these proteins:
- a CDS encoding 3-oxoacyl-ACP synthase III family protein, whose amino-acid sequence MRYAQILSTGRYVPEKVLTNADVEKILGEKVDEWLQQNVGIRERHMMADDQVTSDLCVGAARQALERSGTKPEELDLIIIATDTPDYLSPATASVVQAKLGAVNAGTYDLNCACAGWVTALDVGSKTIAADDSYQRILVVGAYGMSRYINWKDKKTATLFADGAGAVVLGASDKPGFLGAKLLANGEYHDALGVYTGGTNRPATAEALELTNGKPAVQFVRKFPATFNTERWPMLLDQLLKRQNLKLDDVKQFVFTQLNLRTIEATMKILGQPMEKAHYTMDKWGYTGSACIPMTLDDAVVQGKVQRGDLVALCASGGGLAMASALYRWTA is encoded by the coding sequence ATGCGATACGCCCAGATTCTCTCCACTGGCCGCTACGTCCCCGAGAAGGTCCTCACCAACGCCGACGTCGAGAAGATTCTCGGTGAGAAGGTGGATGAGTGGCTCCAGCAGAATGTGGGCATCCGCGAGCGCCACATGATGGCGGATGACCAGGTCACCTCCGACCTGTGCGTGGGCGCGGCCCGTCAGGCGCTGGAGCGCTCGGGCACGAAGCCGGAGGAGCTGGACCTCATCATCATCGCCACCGACACGCCCGACTACCTCAGCCCCGCCACCGCCTCCGTGGTGCAGGCGAAGCTGGGCGCGGTGAACGCCGGCACCTACGACCTCAACTGCGCGTGCGCGGGCTGGGTGACGGCGCTGGACGTGGGCTCCAAGACCATCGCCGCGGATGACAGCTACCAGCGCATCCTCGTCGTGGGCGCCTACGGCATGTCGCGCTACATCAACTGGAAGGACAAGAAGACCGCCACCCTGTTCGCGGACGGCGCGGGCGCGGTGGTGCTGGGCGCCAGTGACAAGCCCGGCTTCCTGGGCGCGAAGCTGCTGGCCAACGGCGAGTACCACGACGCGCTGGGCGTCTACACCGGCGGCACCAACCGCCCGGCCACGGCCGAGGCGCTGGAGCTGACCAACGGCAAGCCCGCGGTGCAGTTCGTCCGCAAGTTCCCGGCGACGTTCAACACCGAGCGCTGGCCCATGCTGCTGGACCAGCTCCTCAAGCGGCAGAACCTGAAGCTGGACGACGTGAAGCAGTTCGTCTTCACGCAGCTCAACCTGCGCACCATCGAAGCCACCATGAAGATCCTGGGCCAGCCGATGGAGAAGGCCCACTACACCATGGACAAGTGGGGCTACACCGGTTCGGCCTGCATCCCGATGACGCTGGATGACGCGGTGGTGCAGGGCAAGGTGCAGCGCGGTGACCTCGTGGCCCTGTGTGCCAGCGGCGGCGGGCTCGCCATGGCCTCCGCCCTCTACCGCTGGACGGCCTGA
- a CDS encoding TetR/AcrR family transcriptional regulator: MNRASASPDRSGPVTPRGQRTRAKLLKAAESVFGEKGYERASIADITRKGGVALGTFYVYFPDKQSIFVEVVDELGTRLRRLIAESVAGCENRVDVERQGLRTFFQFVRQHPNLYRVVRQAEFVDEACYRRYYDRFARGYVSGLTRAMEAGEVRRMDPEALAYCLMGISDFLGMRWVLWEEDPGLDRVLDTAMTLISHGLDPRAPSTGRNTVKSSTASKAKPKPKTPKKNTLRSARRPARGARS, encoded by the coding sequence ATGAATCGGGCTTCAGCTTCTCCAGACCGCTCCGGACCCGTCACGCCGCGAGGCCAGCGGACGCGTGCGAAGCTGTTGAAGGCTGCTGAGTCGGTCTTCGGTGAGAAGGGCTACGAGCGCGCCTCCATCGCGGACATCACGCGCAAGGGTGGCGTGGCGCTCGGAACGTTCTACGTCTACTTCCCCGACAAGCAGTCCATCTTCGTGGAAGTGGTGGACGAGCTGGGCACGCGCCTGCGCCGCCTCATCGCGGAGTCGGTGGCCGGATGCGAAAACCGTGTCGACGTGGAGCGCCAGGGCCTGCGCACCTTCTTCCAGTTCGTGCGCCAGCACCCCAATCTCTATCGCGTGGTGCGGCAGGCGGAGTTCGTGGACGAGGCGTGCTACCGCCGCTACTACGACCGCTTCGCCCGCGGCTACGTGAGTGGCCTCACCCGCGCCATGGAGGCCGGTGAGGTGCGCCGCATGGACCCGGAGGCGCTCGCCTACTGCCTCATGGGCATCAGTGACTTTCTCGGCATGCGCTGGGTCCTCTGGGAGGAAGACCCGGGGCTCGACCGCGTCCTCGACACCGCGATGACGCTCATCTCCCACGGCCTGGACCCGCGTGCGCCGTCCACGGGCCGCAACACCGTGAAGTCCTCCACGGCTTCGAAGGCGAAGCCCAAACCGAAGACCCCGAAGAAGAACACCCTGCGTTCCGCCCGCCGTCCGGCGCGCGGCGCCCGGAGCTGA
- a CDS encoding TraB/GumN family protein, producing MKSSSLLTSLLLSTWLGLGCASTPAPTPDAAAPTDTGLAFLWEVTDSKGGLAYLVGSVHLGKEGTLPLTPSMETAFEKSDVLVVEVDVGKVDTADMQRLLRGLGLLPKGQRLTDRLEPETMMLLGSTAERLGLELRNLERLRPWLVGLTIGVMEFQRAGYQQGHGVDRAFLDRARGVQMDIVELETAESQLRLLAETPEPLQDLMLRDQLRRERPVAEVLELLIGTWKAGDAERLAQLLLEGAEDPTYRPVYERIFFERNQQMARSMEAMLAEPRTHFVVVGAGHVVGPGGIVDLLQKRGFTARQLPRDVSR from the coding sequence ATGAAGTCATCCTCCCTGCTGACCTCCCTGCTCCTCTCGACGTGGCTTGGCCTGGGCTGCGCCTCGACTCCGGCGCCAACGCCCGACGCCGCCGCGCCCACCGACACGGGCCTCGCCTTTCTCTGGGAGGTGACGGACTCGAAGGGCGGGCTCGCCTACCTGGTGGGCTCCGTGCACCTGGGCAAGGAAGGAACCTTGCCGCTGACGCCCTCCATGGAGACCGCGTTCGAGAAGTCCGACGTGCTCGTCGTCGAGGTCGACGTGGGCAAGGTGGACACCGCGGACATGCAGCGGCTGCTGCGTGGGCTGGGCCTGCTGCCCAAGGGTCAGCGACTGACGGACCGACTGGAGCCGGAGACGATGATGCTGCTCGGCAGCACCGCCGAGCGCCTGGGGCTCGAGCTCCGCAATCTGGAGCGCCTGCGCCCCTGGCTCGTGGGACTGACGATTGGCGTGATGGAGTTCCAGCGCGCGGGCTACCAGCAAGGCCACGGCGTGGACCGCGCGTTCCTCGACCGCGCGCGCGGCGTCCAGATGGACATCGTGGAGTTGGAGACCGCGGAGTCCCAGCTTCGCCTGTTGGCCGAGACGCCGGAGCCGCTGCAGGACCTGATGCTCCGGGACCAGCTCCGCCGCGAGCGCCCTGTCGCGGAGGTGCTCGAGCTGCTCATCGGGACTTGGAAGGCCGGTGACGCGGAGCGGCTCGCCCAGTTGCTCCTCGAAGGCGCGGAGGACCCGACGTACCGCCCTGTCTACGAGCGCATCTTCTTCGAGCGCAACCAGCAGATGGCCCGCAGCATGGAAGCGATGCTCGCTGAGCCCCGCACGCACTTCGTCGTCGTGGGCGCGGGCCACGTCGTGGGGCCGGGCGGCATCGTGGACCTGCTCCAGAAGCGCGGCTTCACGGCGCGCCAGCTCCCTCGCGACGTCTCCAGGTAG
- a CDS encoding Lrp/AsnC family transcriptional regulator — protein MYLDEQDLRIIDLLQRDARATQLEMARAVKLSQPAVAERIRKLEERGVISGYSARVDAAKLGKDITAFIGVSIEHPKYFDEFLKKVLSLPDVLECHRVAGQDSYLLKVKTANTRSLDSLLVGTLRTIAGVTRTQTTIVLTSMKEDTHVHVSPEPPKGA, from the coding sequence ATGTACCTGGACGAACAAGACCTCCGCATCATCGACCTGTTGCAGCGCGACGCCCGCGCCACGCAATTGGAGATGGCGCGCGCGGTGAAATTGTCCCAGCCAGCGGTGGCGGAACGGATTCGCAAGTTGGAGGAGCGCGGCGTCATCTCGGGCTACTCGGCCCGGGTGGACGCGGCGAAGCTCGGCAAGGACATCACCGCCTTCATCGGGGTGAGCATCGAGCACCCGAAGTACTTCGACGAGTTCCTCAAGAAGGTCTTGTCGCTGCCGGACGTCCTGGAGTGCCACCGCGTGGCGGGCCAGGACTCGTACCTGCTGAAGGTGAAGACGGCGAACACGAGGTCGCTCGACTCGTTGCTGGTGGGGACGTTGCGCACCATCGCGGGGGTCACCCGCACGCAGACCACCATCGTCCTGACGTCCATGAAGGAAGACACGCATGTCCACGTGTCTCCAGAACCCCCGAAAGGAGCGTGA
- a CDS encoding PLP-dependent aminotransferase family protein — protein sequence MSADAMSAPLPPPPVWRLAQRMSRIKTSAVREILKVAERPDILSFAGGLPAPELFPLEAIAEAHAEALATEGRAALQYSTTEGFAPLREWICSHLQKRGRQSNADQVLITNGSQQGIDLVAKVLLDPGDLVIVENPSYLAALQTFGAYEARFATVGSDDQGMRTDDLERLLATHKPKLVYVVANFQNPKGTTLSLERRRELVRLAQQHRFLILEDDPYGELRFRGEHLPSLASFDDEGVVVSLGTFSKTLAPGMRLGWAVGPRDFVRSLAVAKQSTDLHTATLAQRAVVKLLARFDYAAHLEALRPVYGERAQAMLDALEKYMPAGTRWTHPEGGMFLWVELPGGLDAQALLAKAVEEKVAFVPGGPFFANNPRPEFMRLNYSNRPPDLITEGMRRLGGVITAALG from the coding sequence ATGAGCGCTGACGCGATGAGCGCCCCCCTCCCCCCGCCGCCCGTCTGGCGGTTGGCCCAACGGATGTCCCGCATCAAGACCTCCGCGGTGCGCGAAATCCTCAAGGTCGCTGAACGGCCGGACATCCTCTCCTTCGCGGGAGGCCTGCCCGCCCCGGAGCTCTTCCCGCTGGAGGCCATCGCGGAAGCTCACGCCGAGGCCCTGGCCACGGAAGGCCGCGCCGCGCTCCAGTACAGCACCACCGAGGGCTTCGCCCCGCTGCGCGAGTGGATTTGCAGCCACCTGCAGAAGCGTGGCCGTCAGTCCAACGCGGACCAGGTGCTGATCACCAACGGCTCGCAGCAGGGCATCGACCTGGTGGCCAAGGTGCTGCTGGACCCCGGTGACCTGGTCATCGTGGAGAACCCCAGCTACCTGGCGGCGCTCCAGACGTTCGGCGCCTACGAGGCGCGCTTCGCCACCGTGGGCAGCGACGACCAGGGCATGCGCACCGACGACCTGGAGCGCCTGCTGGCCACACACAAGCCCAAGCTGGTGTACGTGGTCGCCAACTTCCAGAACCCCAAGGGCACCACGCTCTCCCTGGAGCGGCGGCGCGAGCTGGTGCGGCTGGCGCAGCAGCACCGCTTCCTCATCCTGGAGGACGACCCGTACGGCGAGCTGCGCTTCCGCGGCGAGCACCTGCCGTCCCTGGCCTCCTTCGACGACGAGGGTGTCGTCGTCTCGCTGGGCACCTTCTCCAAGACGCTGGCTCCGGGCATGCGCCTGGGCTGGGCGGTGGGTCCGCGGGACTTCGTGCGCAGCCTGGCCGTCGCCAAGCAGTCCACGGACCTGCACACCGCCACGCTGGCCCAGCGCGCGGTGGTGAAGCTGCTGGCCCGCTTCGACTACGCGGCCCACCTGGAGGCGCTGCGCCCCGTCTACGGCGAGCGCGCCCAAGCCATGCTGGACGCCCTGGAGAAGTACATGCCCGCGGGGACGCGCTGGACGCACCCCGAAGGCGGCATGTTCCTGTGGGTGGAGCTGCCAGGCGGGCTGGACGCGCAGGCCCTGCTGGCCAAGGCGGTGGAGGAGAAGGTGGCCTTCGTGCCCGGCGGCCCCTTCTTCGCCAACAACCCGCGCCCGGAGTTCATGCGCCTCAACTACTCCAACCGCCCGCCTGACCTGATTACCGAGGGCATGCGCCGCCTGGGCGGGGTCATCACCGCCGCGCTGGGGTAG
- a CDS encoding SDR family oxidoreductase yields the protein MQLKDLKIIVTGGAQGMGAHFAQRLHEAGAQVAVGDVAEERLAALPAGIHRRKLDVSSEEDIVSFVNWAQGEMGGLNGLINNAGILRDALLVKKDRNTGEVKKLSTADWNAVIGVNLTGATLMVREVVAKVAESGQKGGVVVNMSSIARHGNRGQSNYVSAKAALAANTVTWSREFSPFGVRVGAVAPGMIETPMTQGMNQKARDALVSNIPVGRIGLPEDIWLAVKFILECDYFNGRTIDVDGGLNF from the coding sequence ATGCAGCTCAAGGACCTGAAGATCATCGTGACGGGCGGCGCCCAGGGCATGGGCGCGCACTTCGCGCAGCGCCTGCACGAGGCGGGCGCCCAGGTGGCCGTGGGTGACGTGGCCGAGGAGCGCCTCGCCGCGCTGCCCGCCGGCATCCACCGCCGCAAGCTGGACGTGTCCTCCGAGGAGGACATCGTCTCCTTCGTCAACTGGGCGCAGGGCGAGATGGGCGGCCTCAACGGCCTCATCAACAACGCGGGCATCCTGCGTGACGCGCTGCTGGTGAAGAAGGACCGGAACACCGGCGAGGTGAAGAAGCTGTCCACGGCGGACTGGAACGCCGTCATCGGCGTCAACCTCACGGGCGCCACGCTGATGGTGCGCGAGGTGGTGGCGAAGGTCGCCGAGTCCGGCCAGAAGGGCGGCGTCGTCGTCAACATGTCGTCCATCGCCCGGCACGGTAACCGCGGCCAGTCCAACTACGTCTCCGCGAAGGCGGCGCTGGCGGCCAACACCGTCACCTGGTCGCGCGAGTTCAGCCCCTTCGGCGTGCGCGTGGGCGCGGTGGCCCCGGGTATGATCGAGACGCCGATGACGCAGGGCATGAACCAGAAGGCCCGCGACGCGCTGGTGTCCAACATCCCCGTGGGCCGCATCGGCCTGCCCGAGGACATCTGGCTGGCCGTGAAGTTCATCCTGGAGTGCGACTACTTCAACGGCCGCACCATCGACGTGGACGGCGGCCTCAACTTCTGA